The following proteins are co-located in the Paenibacillus sp. JNUCC32 genome:
- a CDS encoding FtsX-like permease family protein has translation MNINYLIYRNLKKNIKNYYLYVFALIFSVGLYFAFVTLQYDPAMDEAKGSIKGAAALGAASVLLVAIVAIFLLYANTIFIKRRSKEIGLFQLIGLTKGKIFRILSAENLILYFGSMVIGIFAGFAASRLILMILFKVTGVDTEAALSFSTEALIQTVIVFAVIYVLIMIMNYTFIKRQSILSLFRAVSTTENQIKKMSFAEMLFGLLGIGLILLGYYVSTKLFSGDFTTMNELFMAMILILGAVIIGTYLFYKGSVSFIFNAIRKSKGGYLSLNNVLSLSSIMFRMKSNALLLTIITTVSALAIGLLSLSYISYYSAEKSAEQSVPNHFAVGDQKDLAAFTQALTDEDIEFKKTERDVIQVNADLSDIIGASLEVSGQVDSSSMIIPVISDASVKGKDVSPGETLFTGYSDAIQQFMAIQTTGEIELISPKQSFKQKLIGLDKEAYVSYYYASGGLPTAIVDQTVFDQLVQDLDPKIQKKTNVYHGIDIVDPIAMDQANQIFKDLGISERTGNLSQAEMIFNQKSNMGLMMFIVGFLGLTFLITSGCILYFKQMDEGEEEKPNYTILRKLGFTQGNLLTGIQIKQLFNFGIPLVVGLSHSYFAVKSGWFFFGTELWLPMVMVMLLYTALYSIFGLLSVMFYKRVIKEAL, from the coding sequence ATGAACATTAATTATCTGATCTACCGGAATTTGAAGAAGAATATCAAGAACTATTATCTGTATGTATTTGCGCTGATCTTCAGCGTGGGTCTGTACTTCGCGTTTGTCACGCTGCAATATGATCCCGCAATGGATGAAGCGAAAGGCTCCATTAAGGGAGCTGCTGCGCTTGGAGCCGCCTCCGTGCTGCTCGTGGCCATCGTGGCGATCTTCCTGCTGTATGCCAACACGATTTTCATCAAACGGCGCAGCAAGGAAATCGGACTGTTTCAGCTCATCGGACTGACCAAGGGCAAGATCTTCCGGATCCTCAGTGCGGAGAACCTGATTCTGTACTTCGGCTCCATGGTCATCGGCATCTTTGCCGGCTTCGCGGCTTCGCGCTTAATTCTGATGATCCTGTTCAAGGTGACCGGCGTAGACACCGAAGCAGCCCTCTCCTTCTCGACCGAGGCGCTCATCCAGACCGTGATTGTGTTTGCCGTCATCTATGTGCTGATCATGATCATGAATTATACGTTCATCAAAAGGCAGAGCATTCTCTCCCTTTTCCGCGCGGTATCGACGACCGAGAACCAAATCAAGAAAATGTCCTTCGCCGAAATGCTGTTCGGCCTGCTCGGGATCGGACTCATACTTCTTGGCTACTATGTGTCGACCAAGCTGTTCAGCGGAGATTTCACCACCATGAACGAGCTGTTCATGGCCATGATCCTGATCCTAGGGGCGGTGATCATCGGGACTTATCTGTTCTATAAAGGGTCGGTCAGCTTTATATTCAACGCGATTCGGAAGAGCAAGGGCGGTTACTTGTCCCTGAATAATGTGCTGTCCCTGTCCTCCATCATGTTCCGCATGAAATCGAACGCGCTGCTGTTAACGATCATCACGACCGTGTCCGCACTCGCGATCGGACTGCTGTCTCTTAGTTATATTTCGTACTATTCCGCCGAGAAATCGGCCGAGCAGAGCGTGCCCAATCATTTTGCGGTAGGGGATCAGAAGGATCTCGCCGCATTTACCCAGGCACTTACAGATGAAGATATCGAATTTAAGAAGACCGAACGGGACGTAATCCAGGTGAATGCGGACCTATCCGATATTATCGGGGCCAGCCTGGAGGTATCTGGGCAAGTGGATTCCAGTTCCATGATCATCCCGGTAATCAGTGATGCCAGCGTGAAGGGCAAGGATGTTTCCCCCGGTGAGACGCTGTTCACGGGATACAGTGACGCGATCCAGCAATTCATGGCGATTCAGACCACAGGGGAAATTGAGCTCATAAGCCCTAAACAAAGCTTTAAGCAGAAGCTGATCGGTTTGGACAAGGAAGCCTATGTATCCTATTATTATGCAAGCGGCGGGCTACCGACGGCGATTGTGGACCAGACCGTATTCGATCAGCTGGTTCAGGATCTGGATCCGAAGATCCAGAAGAAAACCAATGTCTATCACGGCATCGATATCGTGGATCCGATCGCCATGGATCAGGCGAATCAAATTTTTAAAGATCTCGGCATTAGCGAGCGAACAGGGAACCTCTCTCAGGCGGAAATGATCTTCAATCAGAAGAGCAATATGGGCTTGATGATGTTTATTGTGGGATTCCTGGGACTCACCTTCCTGATTACTTCAGGATGTATCCTGTACTTTAAGCAGATGGACGAAGGCGAAGAGGAGAAGCCGAATTACACGATCCTTCGAAAACTGGGATTCACTCAAGGGAACCTGCTTACGGGGATTCAGATCAAGCAGCTGTTCAACTTCGGCATACCGCTGGTCGTCGGCTTGTCCCACAGTTACTTTGCCGTGAAATCCGGCTGGTTCTTCTTCGGAACCGAGCTGTGGCTGCCGATGGTTATGGTAATGCTCCTGTATACGGCGCTGTACTCCATATTCGGTTTGTTGTCGGTCATGTTCTATAAACGGGTAATTAAAGAAGCGTTGTAA
- a CDS encoding ABC transporter ATP-binding protein — translation MAILEANQIHKSYGNKFNKQEVLKGIDIRVDKGEFVSIMGASGSGKTTLLNVLSSIDKVSLGSIKIEGKEFTGLKEKELAEFRKHHLGFIFQEYNLLDTLTVKENVLLPLSIKKVSKKEADQKFQKIATELGIYELKDKYPNQISGGQKQRTSAARAFIHDPSIIFADEPTGALDSKSASDLLNKLSELNQKIDSTIIMVTHDPVAASYCTRVVFIKDGQIYTQLNKGEQSRQAFFNDIIKTQGVLGGVQNEH, via the coding sequence TTGGCAATTCTTGAAGCAAACCAAATTCATAAAAGCTACGGCAACAAATTCAATAAACAGGAAGTGCTGAAGGGCATCGACATCCGCGTGGACAAAGGCGAGTTCGTCAGCATCATGGGCGCTTCGGGCTCCGGGAAAACCACGCTGCTGAACGTGCTCTCCTCGATCGACAAAGTGAGCCTCGGCAGCATCAAAATCGAGGGCAAAGAGTTTACGGGCCTCAAGGAGAAGGAGCTGGCCGAGTTCCGCAAGCATCATCTCGGGTTTATTTTCCAAGAGTATAACCTGCTGGATACGCTGACCGTCAAAGAAAACGTCCTGCTGCCGCTCTCCATTAAGAAGGTTTCCAAAAAAGAAGCCGATCAGAAATTCCAAAAAATCGCGACCGAGCTTGGCATCTACGAACTCAAGGATAAATATCCGAACCAAATCTCCGGGGGACAGAAGCAGCGGACCTCCGCGGCCCGCGCGTTCATCCACGATCCGAGCATTATTTTTGCGGATGAGCCGACGGGAGCGCTGGACTCGAAGTCCGCATCCGATCTGTTGAACAAGCTGAGCGAATTAAATCAGAAGATCGACTCCACGATCATCATGGTTACCCATGACCCCGTAGCGGCCAGCTATTGCACCCGGGTAGTCTTCATTAAGGACGGACAGATCTACACCCAGCTGAACAAGGGTGAGCAATCCCGGCAGGCCTTCTTCAACGACATCATCAAGACTCAAGGCGTGCTAGGCGGTGTTCAGAATGAACATTAA
- a CDS encoding sensor histidine kinase — translation MMMAYIRERLSWILLFVFLQVMLLFIAAVDAQIPFLPILYIVFLSTLFFLVFLFVRYNRETKFYKSLQAWDDTYDLAAISEPEHPFEAIAMDMLSLQTERFKKESSMRLMEMQGEKDELLSWIHEVKTPLTTMQLMIERMEDETLKAQLQYEWLRIHLLLDQQLHQKRIPFIQNDLLIEVSALEPIIFQEIRGLKTWCMQKGIGFDVSLQAAEVLSDAKWLGFIIRQLLTNAVKYSSASDISIESDLVADHVRLIIRDAGRGIDPKDMPRIFDKGFTSTTSHQDSAATGMGLYLTKKVAEALMIRIQVESKPGIGTTFTLIFPKRNDFVSITGM, via the coding sequence ATGATGATGGCCTATATCCGGGAACGGCTAAGCTGGATTCTGTTATTCGTGTTCTTGCAGGTGATGCTTCTGTTTATAGCCGCGGTGGACGCCCAAATCCCGTTCCTGCCCATCCTCTATATCGTGTTTCTGTCGACGCTGTTCTTCCTGGTGTTTCTGTTCGTCAGATACAACCGGGAAACCAAGTTCTACAAAAGTCTCCAGGCATGGGACGACACCTACGACTTAGCCGCCATCAGCGAGCCGGAGCACCCCTTTGAGGCGATTGCCATGGACATGCTCTCCCTGCAGACCGAGCGTTTCAAGAAGGAATCCTCCATGCGCCTGATGGAGATGCAAGGGGAGAAGGACGAGCTGTTATCCTGGATTCATGAAGTGAAGACGCCGCTCACCACGATGCAATTGATGATCGAACGCATGGAAGACGAAACGTTGAAAGCGCAGCTCCAGTATGAATGGCTCCGCATTCACCTGCTGCTTGACCAGCAGCTGCACCAGAAGCGCATCCCTTTTATTCAGAACGATCTTCTGATCGAGGTGTCCGCCCTCGAGCCGATCATCTTTCAGGAGATCCGCGGGCTCAAAACCTGGTGCATGCAAAAGGGCATCGGCTTTGACGTTTCCCTGCAGGCAGCGGAAGTGCTGAGCGACGCCAAATGGCTGGGCTTTATCATCCGCCAGCTGTTGACCAACGCGGTCAAATACAGCTCCGCTTCGGACATTAGCATCGAGAGCGATCTCGTGGCCGACCATGTCAGACTCATCATTCGGGATGCCGGACGCGGCATTGATCCGAAGGACATGCCCCGGATTTTCGATAAAGGCTTCACGTCCACCACCTCGCATCAGGATAGTGCCGCAACCGGCATGGGGCTCTATCTGACGAAAAAAGTAGCCGAGGCCTTGATGATCCGGATCCAGGTAGAATCAAAGCCGGGCATCGGCACAACCTTTACCTTGATCTTTCCGAAACGGAATGATTTCGTAAGCATTACCGGCATGTGA
- a CDS encoding response regulator transcription factor → MFKIMLIEDDVTLFHEVQERLSQWSYDVYGVRDFSAVLQEFTAIQPDLVIIDIQLPKFDGFHWCRMIRSHSNVPIIFLSSRDHPTDMVMSMQLGADDFIQKPFHFDVLIAKIQATLRRVYNYNTERTELRTWRGATVEFGKNTISSPQGTAELTKNEMFILKILMERKNQIVSREDLIKSLWDNEHFVSDNTLTVNVNRLRKKLEPLGLDPYIETKVGQGYIATEEAHA, encoded by the coding sequence TTGTTTAAAATTATGCTGATCGAAGACGACGTGACCCTGTTCCATGAAGTGCAGGAGCGTCTCTCGCAATGGTCGTATGACGTTTATGGCGTCCGCGATTTCAGCGCCGTACTCCAGGAGTTCACGGCGATTCAGCCCGACCTGGTCATTATCGATATCCAGCTGCCGAAATTTGACGGGTTCCATTGGTGCCGAATGATTCGTTCCCACTCCAACGTCCCGATTATATTCCTGTCCTCCCGGGATCATCCCACCGATATGGTGATGTCGATGCAGCTGGGCGCCGACGATTTCATTCAGAAGCCGTTTCACTTCGATGTCCTGATTGCCAAAATCCAGGCCACCCTGCGCCGGGTATACAATTACAACACCGAGCGGACCGAGCTGAGAACCTGGCGCGGAGCCACCGTCGAATTCGGCAAAAATACGATAAGCAGCCCTCAGGGCACCGCTGAACTGACAAAGAATGAAATGTTCATTCTGAAGATCCTCATGGAGCGGAAGAACCAGATCGTCAGCCGGGAGGACCTGATCAAGAGCCTTTGGGACAACGAGCATTTTGTCAGCGATAATACGTTAACGGTCAACGTGAATCGTCTTCGCAAGAAGCTGGAGCCCTTGGGACTTGACCCTTACATCGAAACCAAGGTGGGACAAGGTTACATCGCCACGGAAGAGGCCCACGCATGA